The Leadbettera azotonutricia ZAS-9 genome has a window encoding:
- a CDS encoding glycosyltransferase family 2 protein → MKLLSIIIPVYNVKPYLIRCLESIINQTYKNLDIIIVDDSTDGSAEICDEYEKKDNRITIIHKNRSGVADARNAGLAIAKGEIIGFVDADDWIDTDMYEVLIDNYNRTGADIVMCGCYYAYDTVFFKNNNDEFFNIDILLNREMALDLLLYDSKIKNHVWDKIYNKKLFSNCLFPAGEFFFEDTTIMYKLFLQINMISVVSNYKYYYFQRNDSGVRIKTLQAEIRKVNAYYERYEELKHCTFVDQELLFLKTLNIIFEFYIMFPFNLRKENKMFLLLSEKKNNYNNIRLRDNLLIHIPRIQFIFIIVLITWSLYLFLKKIIKKFR, encoded by the coding sequence ATGAAATTATTAAGTATTATTATACCAGTATATAATGTTAAACCATATTTAATACGATGTCTCGAAAGTATTATAAATCAAACCTATAAGAATTTAGATATCATTATTGTGGATGATAGTACTGATGGCAGCGCTGAAATTTGCGATGAATATGAAAAAAAAGATAATCGTATAACTATTATCCATAAAAACCGAAGCGGAGTAGCAGATGCCCGCAATGCAGGCTTGGCAATAGCCAAAGGCGAAATAATAGGCTTTGTTGATGCTGATGATTGGATAGATACTGATATGTATGAAGTTTTAATTGATAATTATAACAGAACTGGTGCAGACATTGTAATGTGTGGCTGTTATTATGCATACGATACAGTGTTTTTTAAAAATAATAATGATGAGTTTTTTAATATAGATATTTTACTAAACAGAGAGATGGCCTTGGATCTTTTATTATACGATAGTAAAATAAAAAATCATGTATGGGATAAAATATATAATAAAAAATTATTTTCAAATTGCTTATTCCCTGCTGGTGAATTTTTTTTTGAAGACACTACTATAATGTATAAATTATTTTTACAAATAAATATGATATCTGTCGTTTCTAATTACAAATATTATTATTTTCAAAGAAATGACTCTGGTGTACGCATTAAAACATTACAAGCTGAGATACGAAAAGTAAATGCCTATTACGAACGTTATGAAGAGTTAAAACATTGTACATTTGTCGATCAAGAATTATTATTCTTAAAAACACTTAATATAATATTTGAATTTTATATTATGTTTCCTTTTAATCTCAGAAAAGAGAATAAAATGTTTCTACTATTAAGTGAAAAAAAAAATAATTATAATAATATACGTCTTAGAGATAATTTGCTTATCCATATTCCACGGATTCAGTTTATTTTTATAATTGTTTTAATTACTTGGTCATTATATTTATTTTTAAAAAAAATCATAAAAAAATTCCGATAA
- a CDS encoding capsule assembly Wzi family protein, whose product MKPLKEWPMENKIIKAFIFLFFLLTISINAQESLKSIEEDYYFFLSLQGFEPYPTLNYRTLSDSTWSFKKQTEHIWQEQNLGTKHPLFNDFSIRIYGPELFASYNTASPYGQNDGALWQGKGLNSSLTSGARFEGYGIELTFKPQLSFSQNLDFDLIQREMSGFNYTDKAEKYGYFWGTIDAPQRFGDNPFFTFDWGDSEIRYTWKTITIGFGTQAIWLGPSYLNSILHSNNAPTYPKFDIGIRKQPMTIPWINWYIGDIEFRIWVGYLSESKYFDNDDSNDHNMFHGLSFAYAPSFLPGLTLFINRVCIVPWEWENLKFIVPKKNNTTEDQKMSFGAYYLLPQASIEVYSELGIDDFTVGGFEGYLRYPFHTMTYTIGLKKIINIVPKQKLYGEIIFEWNSMEMSQDFQFQWAYSPYSHGTIKQGYTNQGQWLGAGSGWGGNSQYLEFKLYYPKGTSSLLIQRTNPDNNFLYSKAIEASASQDNLERQYYTSWKSNFIIGINTRYFVTKQISIGGGFLYNLIINPYYYFNKTSEFEDKFMHNFSLQLIAKWNF is encoded by the coding sequence ATGAAGCCTTTAAAAGAATGGCCGATGGAAAATAAAATTATCAAAGCCTTTATCTTTTTGTTTTTTTTGCTCACAATAAGTATTAATGCACAGGAATCACTTAAATCAATAGAAGAAGATTATTATTTTTTTTTATCATTACAGGGTTTTGAACCCTACCCTACTTTAAATTATCGTACATTATCAGATTCAACCTGGTCCTTTAAAAAACAAACTGAACATATCTGGCAGGAACAAAATCTTGGAACAAAACATCCTTTATTTAATGATTTCTCCATACGAATATATGGACCAGAATTATTTGCCTCATATAATACGGCTTCCCCATACGGACAAAACGATGGGGCTTTGTGGCAAGGGAAAGGCCTTAATTCGAGTTTAACTAGCGGAGCCAGATTTGAAGGGTATGGAATCGAATTAACATTTAAACCCCAGTTGTCGTTTTCGCAAAATCTAGATTTTGACCTTATCCAACGCGAAATGTCCGGATTTAATTACACAGATAAAGCTGAAAAATATGGATATTTTTGGGGCACTATTGATGCCCCGCAACGCTTTGGAGATAATCCATTTTTCACTTTTGATTGGGGCGATAGCGAAATTCGCTATACATGGAAAACAATAACCATTGGTTTTGGTACACAGGCTATATGGCTTGGCCCATCTTACCTAAATTCGATACTACATTCAAATAATGCTCCAACGTATCCAAAATTTGATATCGGCATACGAAAACAACCGATGACTATTCCATGGATCAATTGGTATATAGGAGATATAGAATTCAGAATATGGGTAGGCTATCTATCCGAATCTAAATATTTTGATAACGATGATTCAAATGATCATAATATGTTTCATGGTTTATCTTTTGCCTATGCCCCCTCTTTTTTACCTGGGCTAACCCTTTTTATAAATCGGGTTTGTATTGTCCCCTGGGAATGGGAAAATTTGAAATTTATTGTTCCTAAAAAAAATAATACTACTGAAGATCAAAAAATGTCATTTGGTGCATATTATTTATTGCCACAAGCTAGTATTGAAGTGTATAGCGAATTGGGAATTGATGATTTTACTGTAGGAGGATTTGAAGGCTATCTTAGATATCCATTTCATACTATGACATATACTATTGGTCTAAAAAAAATAATAAATATTGTACCAAAACAAAAATTATATGGCGAAATAATCTTTGAATGGAATAGTATGGAGATGTCTCAAGATTTTCAGTTCCAATGGGCATATTCACCATATTCCCATGGCACAATAAAACAGGGATACACAAATCAAGGACAATGGTTAGGGGCGGGAAGCGGATGGGGTGGCAATAGCCAATATCTTGAATTTAAGCTTTATTATCCAAAAGGAACATCATCTTTATTAATCCAAAGAACTAACCCTGATAATAATTTTTTATACAGCAAAGCAATAGAGGCTTCGGCAAGTCAAGATAATTTGGAAAGACAATATTATACAAGCTGGAAATCAAATTTTATAATAGGAATTAATACAAGATATTTTGTTACAAAACAAATAAGCATAGGTGGTGGTTTCTTATATAATTTAATAATCAATCCATATTATTATTTTAATAAAACAAGTGAATTTGAAGATAAATTCATGCATAATTTTTCTTTACAATTAATTGCAAAATGGAATTTTTAA
- a CDS encoding ABC transporter ATP-binding protein: MGKKKFSSNFFPNLQKKYAMNDAVSEVVNDLPKYLIETIAIGGIIGVIIFLIHSGSKIDEFLPVLTIYVFGAYRLLPLLQKIFRANASIKYNFPIVENLNRDFRGLPDGSALINENTLKMNFRKEIKLENIVFAYPTSKIDIIKNQSLSIASNTSIALVGSTGCGKTTFVDIILGLLEPQTGKIFIDNIELTDKNRKNWQKTLGYVPQSIYLTDDTIRNNIAFGVDQKNIDNNALIRASKLANIHDFIVTELKDNYDTIIGERGIRLSGGQRQRIGIARAVYHDPSVLILDEATSALDGLTENAIMDAIKNVSHKKTIIIIAHRITTVKHCDEIYLMDKGIIIDKGNYEELYQKNEAFKRMADGK; this comes from the coding sequence TTGGGAAAGAAAAAGTTTTCCTCAAATTTTTTTCCGAACCTTCAAAAAAAATATGCCATGAATGATGCAGTAAGCGAGGTAGTCAACGATCTTCCTAAATATTTGATTGAAACTATCGCTATTGGTGGAATAATCGGCGTAATTATTTTTTTAATCCATTCTGGCTCAAAGATTGATGAATTTCTCCCTGTTTTGACTATATACGTCTTTGGTGCTTATCGTCTTTTACCTCTGCTTCAAAAAATATTCAGGGCCAATGCAAGTATTAAATATAATTTCCCAATCGTAGAAAATTTAAATCGAGATTTCCGCGGACTTCCCGATGGTAGTGCATTAATAAATGAAAACACTCTTAAAATGAATTTCCGCAAAGAAATTAAGCTTGAAAATATCGTTTTTGCATACCCTACCAGTAAAATAGATATTATTAAAAATCAGAGTCTTTCGATAGCATCCAATACCTCTATTGCACTGGTTGGCTCTACTGGCTGCGGGAAAACAACCTTTGTTGATATAATTCTCGGATTGTTAGAGCCCCAAACAGGAAAAATTTTTATAGATAATATTGAACTTACTGATAAAAATAGAAAAAATTGGCAAAAAACTCTTGGCTATGTTCCACAATCAATTTACCTAACTGATGATACAATTCGTAATAATATTGCCTTTGGAGTTGATCAAAAAAATATAGATAATAATGCGCTAATAAGAGCCTCCAAATTAGCTAATATTCATGACTTTATTGTGACTGAATTAAAGGATAATTACGATACTATAATAGGTGAACGAGGTATCCGTTTATCAGGTGGACAGCGGCAAAGAATCGGCATAGCTCGGGCAGTATACCATGATCCCTCGGTTCTTATTTTAGACGAAGCCACAAGCGCTTTGGATGGTTTAACTGAAAATGCTATTATGGATGCAATAAAAAATGTAAGTCATAAAAAAACGATTATTATAATAGCACACAGGATCACTACTGTAAAACACTGTGATGAAATTTACCTGATGGATAAAGGCATTATAATTGACAAAGGCAATTATGAAGAATTATACCAAAAAAATGAAGCCTTTAAAAGAATGGCCGATGGAAAATAA
- a CDS encoding ABC transporter transmembrane domain-containing protein encodes MKFHLILSLLDKREKRQLIFIFLSLLIMGFVELLGIGSIGPFISIVSNPQIIYSNVYLNKIYTFFNFTSDNDFIIVSGILVIIVLALSNLFLSLINFIIYYYCGKRQHSIAMRLMEKYLRQPYIFFLNINTAELSRNILGDVGTFVRNELINLLQLISSSIIALAIIILLIIMNPLLALIISMVLSVSYIVIFTITRKFLSRKGKERSVYNTLKYKYINETFGGIKDIKILGKEKVFLKFFSEPSKKICHE; translated from the coding sequence ATGAAATTCCATTTGATTCTCTCGTTGCTTGACAAACGGGAAAAACGCCAATTAATTTTTATATTTTTATCACTACTCATAATGGGATTTGTTGAACTATTAGGTATCGGTTCAATCGGTCCTTTCATTTCGATAGTGTCAAACCCTCAAATTATTTACTCTAATGTCTATTTAAATAAAATTTATACTTTTTTTAATTTTACATCAGACAATGATTTTATAATCGTATCTGGCATACTTGTTATAATTGTTTTGGCTTTGAGTAATTTATTTCTTTCTTTAATCAATTTTATTATATATTACTATTGCGGGAAAAGACAGCACTCTATAGCCATGCGTCTAATGGAAAAATATCTAAGACAGCCTTATATTTTTTTCTTAAACATAAATACTGCAGAACTATCAAGAAATATTTTAGGTGATGTCGGTACTTTTGTTAGAAATGAACTTATTAATCTGCTTCAGCTTATTTCCAGTTCTATAATTGCATTGGCAATAATTATTTTATTAATAATAATGAATCCACTTCTGGCACTTATCATAAGCATGGTCTTAAGCGTTTCATATATCGTCATTTTTACAATAACTCGTAAATTTCTCTCAAGAAAAGGAAAAGAAAGATCCGTTTATAATACATTAAAATATAAATATATCAATGAAACTTTCGGTGGAATAAAGGATATAAAAATCCTTGGGAAAGAAAAAGTTTTCCTCAAATTTTTTTCCGAACCTTCAAAAAAAATATGCCATGAATGA
- a CDS encoding UDP-glucose dehydrogenase family protein: MINIAVIGTGYVGLVSGACLADFGNMVTCIDNNSEKIDILQRGEIPIYEPGLDLIVERNTKAGRLHFTTDFEAAVTANNVLFIAVGTPPADDGSADLRYVKEVARKIGQVIESYTVVVDKSTVPVGTARKVYGWIKDELLIRGKDIPFDVVSNPEFLREGSAVQDFTHPDRVVIGLENERSRKIMKDIYRSLYLNETPFIETNLESAEMIKYASNSFLALKITFINEIANLCEKVGANVQDVAKAVGRDGRIGSKFLHPGPGYGGSCFPKDTQAMAQIGKDYGEHLSLVETTIEANKRQKIRMIEKIESGMGRHGSLSGKTIAILGLAFKQNTDDMRESPAILICEGLASKGAKLKVWDPAAMKEALWRFESIKDYVYFARDEYDAIENADALVILTPWNQFRNLDLPRIKKLLALPYFFDLRNIYKRNEIEEIGLIYFAIGK; this comes from the coding sequence ATGATAAATATTGCGGTTATTGGCACTGGATATGTTGGCCTGGTATCCGGCGCCTGCCTCGCTGATTTTGGCAACATGGTTACCTGCATAGACAATAATTCTGAAAAAATAGATATCCTCCAAAGAGGGGAAATTCCCATTTATGAACCGGGGCTTGACCTGATTGTGGAACGCAACACCAAGGCAGGGAGGTTGCATTTTACGACCGATTTTGAGGCCGCAGTCACGGCAAACAACGTGTTATTTATCGCCGTAGGCACTCCCCCGGCAGATGATGGCAGCGCTGACCTTCGCTATGTCAAGGAAGTTGCCCGGAAAATCGGACAGGTCATTGAATCTTACACAGTGGTTGTTGATAAAAGCACGGTTCCTGTGGGAACAGCCCGCAAAGTATATGGATGGATTAAGGATGAACTTTTAATAAGAGGCAAAGACATTCCCTTCGATGTGGTTTCCAATCCAGAATTCTTAAGAGAAGGCTCTGCGGTACAGGATTTTACCCATCCTGATCGTGTGGTTATTGGTTTGGAGAACGAAAGATCCCGGAAAATTATGAAGGATATTTATCGATCTCTTTATCTTAACGAGACCCCTTTTATAGAAACAAACCTGGAATCGGCAGAAATGATTAAATATGCCTCTAATTCGTTTTTGGCTTTAAAGATTACCTTTATTAACGAGATAGCAAATCTTTGCGAAAAGGTCGGGGCCAACGTTCAGGATGTAGCTAAAGCTGTAGGTCGAGACGGAAGGATAGGTTCAAAATTCCTCCATCCCGGGCCTGGCTATGGCGGCTCCTGCTTTCCCAAGGATACCCAAGCCATGGCTCAGATTGGGAAGGACTACGGCGAGCATCTTTCTTTGGTAGAAACTACCATCGAAGCCAATAAACGGCAAAAAATCCGAATGATAGAAAAAATCGAATCAGGCATGGGCAGACATGGTTCCTTGTCCGGCAAAACAATTGCTATTCTGGGTTTGGCTTTTAAGCAAAATACCGATGATATGCGGGAGTCTCCGGCTATCCTTATTTGTGAAGGACTTGCTTCCAAGGGAGCTAAATTGAAGGTTTGGGATCCTGCAGCAATGAAAGAGGCACTCTGGCGATTTGAGTCGATAAAAGATTATGTTTATTTTGCTCGGGATGAATATGATGCTATTGAAAACGCTGATGCCCTGGTAATTCTGACCCCATGGAATCAATTTAGAAATCTCGACCTTCCACGGATTAAAAAACTTCTTGCGTTGCCCTATTTTTTCGATTTGAGGAATATCTATAAACGCAATGAAATTGAAGAAATCGGATTAATTTATTTCGCTATAGGTAAATAA
- a CDS encoding RNA-binding domain-containing protein, giving the protein MENGNSIAMNEQELLAIIQGGESSKVQFKERLPHLDTLAHELIAFSNSQGGIILFGINDKTGKLNGLSFAEIQQLNQQLVNTASQKVYPPVYLITETIPVQGNNIVVVTVNEGGDKPYKDSNGTIYVKNGADKRKVTSNDEIARLLQSRKSLYADESLINGSSINDIDLDQFNSFILRKYKKSIEDLNIDVEKILANLDLCKNDLLNLTCLLLFSKKRHLLRPQFSIQCVSIDGPKIENTFIDSEGIIDGTIPIVFQRTMDFIDRNMKKVPETTGFNSPTKWEIPYEVFEELIVNALVHRDYYISSTIKVIIYSNRVEIISPGKLPNSLTIENIKNGVSIARNPILLSTAQFILPYKGLGTGIIRSYNLYPEIIMENDIVNNQFKVVIKRKT; this is encoded by the coding sequence ATGGAAAACGGTAACAGCATAGCTATGAATGAACAAGAATTGCTTGCAATAATACAGGGCGGGGAATCCAGCAAAGTTCAATTCAAGGAGCGCTTGCCCCATCTTGACACCCTTGCTCATGAGTTAATTGCTTTTTCGAATTCCCAGGGCGGTATTATCCTGTTTGGGATAAATGATAAAACCGGTAAATTGAATGGACTTTCGTTTGCAGAGATACAGCAATTAAATCAGCAATTGGTAAACACAGCATCTCAGAAAGTATATCCGCCTGTTTATTTGATAACCGAAACGATTCCCGTTCAAGGCAATAATATTGTTGTTGTTACGGTCAATGAAGGCGGTGATAAGCCTTATAAAGATTCAAATGGCACTATTTATGTAAAAAATGGAGCCGATAAGAGAAAAGTCACTTCCAATGATGAAATAGCCCGTTTATTACAGAGTAGAAAATCGTTATACGCCGATGAATCATTAATAAATGGAAGCTCTATAAATGATATTGATTTGGATCAATTTAATTCATTTATATTGCGGAAATATAAAAAGTCAATTGAAGATCTAAATATAGATGTTGAAAAGATACTTGCGAATTTAGATTTATGTAAAAATGATCTATTGAACCTGACATGCCTTTTGCTGTTTTCCAAAAAAAGGCATCTGCTCCGACCCCAGTTTTCTATTCAGTGTGTTTCAATTGACGGTCCAAAAATTGAAAATACATTCATAGATAGTGAAGGAATTATCGATGGGACAATTCCCATAGTCTTTCAAAGAACAATGGATTTCATTGACAGGAATATGAAGAAAGTCCCTGAAACCACTGGTTTTAACAGCCCTACAAAATGGGAAATACCTTATGAGGTCTTTGAAGAACTAATTGTAAACGCCCTGGTGCATAGGGATTATTATATTTCTTCCACAATAAAAGTTATAATATATTCCAATCGTGTAGAAATCATAAGCCCTGGGAAATTACCCAATTCGCTTACCATCGAAAATATAAAAAACGGCGTTTCCATTGCCCGCAATCCGATATTATTGTCCACAGCCCAGTTTATCCTGCCTTATAAGGGGCTTGGCACAGGAATAATCCGGTCATACAACTTATATCCGGAAATTATTATGGAAAATGATATCGTAAACAACCAATTTAAAGTGGTTATCAAAAGAAAAACGTGA
- a CDS encoding 3-dehydroquinate synthase, with protein MPKFTYNFNFGGQNSAVFIQDSLPGIEDLQNSGIHAPEDKSRRILLVCDANTQPIARKIQESSETLIPVCVLQSGETHKNWASAEAIIKAAREAGLGRDGLFVGIGGGVISDLTAFAASVYMRGAKLSLVSTTLLGMADAALGGKAGFDYLGIKNLVGTFYPASRVFMPLCSLETLPQREWKSGMAELIKTAILSDADFLNQIKTLKQGRENLDACIAKAVEFKGRIVEQDPKETGKMRALLNLGHTFGHALESAAGLGKISHGEAVAWGIARSCELGMELNITPQKRAAEIIALLNDFGYETRAPHPLNIPAEEMLKAMSSDKKKQNRTLAFIVPAPQGAEIAQIPDGSPLPKKIINRESQ; from the coding sequence TTGCCCAAATTTACATATAACTTCAACTTTGGAGGCCAAAACTCCGCAGTTTTTATCCAGGATAGCCTGCCGGGCATTGAAGATCTTCAAAATTCCGGAATTCACGCTCCGGAAGATAAAAGCCGCAGGATCCTGCTCGTCTGCGATGCGAATACCCAGCCAATAGCCCGGAAAATACAGGAATCCAGCGAAACCTTGATCCCTGTCTGCGTCCTTCAAAGCGGCGAAACCCATAAAAACTGGGCTTCTGCCGAAGCAATCATCAAAGCGGCCAGGGAAGCGGGCCTTGGCAGGGATGGCCTTTTTGTGGGGATAGGCGGAGGCGTCATAAGCGACCTGACCGCTTTTGCGGCCTCTGTGTATATGAGGGGCGCAAAGCTCTCCCTGGTTTCCACGACACTCCTTGGCATGGCGGACGCGGCCCTTGGGGGCAAGGCAGGATTTGACTATCTGGGCATCAAGAACCTGGTGGGGACTTTCTACCCCGCTTCCCGGGTGTTCATGCCCCTTTGCAGCCTCGAAACCCTGCCCCAACGGGAATGGAAATCGGGCATGGCGGAGCTAATAAAAACAGCCATACTCTCGGATGCTGATTTTTTGAACCAGATTAAGACCTTAAAGCAGGGCAGGGAAAACCTGGATGCCTGCATCGCAAAGGCCGTGGAATTCAAAGGCCGCATTGTGGAGCAGGATCCAAAAGAAACAGGGAAGATGCGGGCCCTCCTTAACCTTGGCCATACCTTTGGCCATGCCCTGGAATCCGCCGCAGGGCTGGGGAAAATATCCCACGGCGAAGCCGTAGCCTGGGGCATAGCCCGCTCCTGCGAACTGGGGATGGAACTCAACATAACCCCTCAAAAAAGGGCAGCCGAAATAATCGCGCTGCTTAACGATTTTGGCTATGAAACCAGGGCGCCCCACCCCCTGAATATCCCCGCAGAAGAAATGCTAAAAGCTATGTCCAGCGACAAAAAGAAACAAAACAGAACCCTTGCCTTTATAGTCCCTGCGCCGCAAGGCGCGGAAATAGCGCAGATTCCCGACGGAAGCCCCCTGCCAAAAAAAATAATCAACAGAGAGTCCCAATAA
- a CDS encoding FAD binding domain-containing protein: MDAVPNQVFFPESFQELFGFWGRFPDAVPFAGGTDLIRNQVKRVPVLPKNILCLEKMADLKRITRTERYLEMGAMVGISEIINLGKIVPPILAKTLSGISGPALRNIATIGGNICHKERRLDATAPMIALDAHYELRTSSTARWISASRFSSLPGPPALAPQELLTRIRIPLDQWNYSVYRKFKSPGSNESGGVIVLILKTQKDTLTDLRIVYSGNLIMQDRNSEARLIGKQLPLDRKEALSFLESWKHYLQAMQEVAESIKNGISKPQIDLLKAQISNFIENAILEIAD, from the coding sequence ATGGACGCGGTGCCTAACCAGGTCTTCTTCCCCGAAAGCTTCCAGGAACTCTTTGGGTTTTGGGGCCGCTTCCCGGACGCGGTCCCCTTTGCAGGCGGCACAGACCTTATCAGGAACCAGGTCAAACGCGTTCCTGTTTTGCCAAAGAACATACTCTGCCTCGAAAAAATGGCTGACCTTAAACGCATTACCCGTACAGAGCGATACCTTGAAATGGGCGCCATGGTCGGCATCAGCGAGATAATCAACCTGGGAAAAATAGTCCCCCCCATTCTGGCAAAAACCCTCTCCGGCATATCAGGCCCGGCCCTGCGCAACATAGCCACCATAGGCGGCAATATCTGCCATAAAGAAAGGCGCCTCGACGCCACTGCCCCGATGATAGCCCTGGACGCCCATTATGAACTCCGCACCAGCTCGACAGCCCGCTGGATCTCGGCCTCCCGTTTTTCATCCCTCCCCGGCCCCCCGGCCCTTGCCCCCCAGGAGCTGCTCACCCGGATCCGCATACCCCTGGATCAGTGGAACTATTCGGTATACCGCAAATTCAAATCCCCTGGAAGCAATGAATCCGGGGGCGTCATAGTCCTGATCCTTAAAACCCAAAAAGATACCCTCACGGACCTCCGCATAGTCTATTCAGGGAATCTCATCATGCAGGACAGGAACAGCGAGGCCCGCCTTATTGGCAAGCAGCTTCCTCTGGATCGCAAAGAGGCGCTCAGTTTCCTCGAAAGCTGGAAGCACTATCTCCAAGCCATGCAGGAGGTTGCGGAGAGCATAAAAAACGGCATTTCCAAACCCCAAATTGATCTGCTCAAGGCGCAGATAAGCAATTTCATAGAAAACGCCATACTTGAGATTGCCGACTGA
- a CDS encoding (2Fe-2S)-binding protein, with protein MTIGFILNGEDVVVRTDAERRLIDILRGTFELLGAKAGCYAGNCGVCSVILNGEVVKSCLIPAFKIRGSEIITIEGFSQTDEYQDIIKGFAQAGVENCGFCDTGKILAVEALLSKNPRPVREEILMAFQGIKCRCTEPESLANGVLAVAENRRRRLYGRGA; from the coding sequence ATGACCATAGGCTTCATCCTGAATGGCGAAGATGTGGTAGTCCGCACAGACGCAGAGCGCCGCCTTATCGATATTTTGAGGGGCACCTTCGAATTATTGGGGGCAAAGGCAGGATGCTATGCAGGCAACTGCGGGGTCTGTTCAGTGATACTCAATGGCGAAGTGGTAAAATCCTGCCTTATCCCCGCCTTCAAGATACGGGGCAGCGAAATCATCACCATAGAGGGGTTTTCCCAAACCGATGAATACCAGGATATAATCAAAGGCTTTGCCCAGGCAGGGGTAGAAAACTGCGGCTTCTGCGATACCGGCAAGATCCTGGCAGTGGAAGCCCTGCTCTCCAAAAACCCCAGGCCAGTGCGGGAAGAGATACTCATGGCCTTTCAGGGGATAAAATGCCGCTGCACCGAGCCGGAAAGCCTTGCAAACGGGGTATTGGCAGTAGCCGAAAACAGGAGGAGGAGACTCTATGGACGCGGTGCCTAA